Proteins from a genomic interval of Gordonia sp. SL306:
- a CDS encoding M20 metallopeptidase family protein, with amino-acid sequence MGADDVAATRNLLDERARDALGELIQTRHHLHSHPELSNREVNTSALVAERLRRAGLDEVHTGIAGHGVVGVLRGGRAGDRVAGLRADMDALPVAEASGVEFASTVVDSEYPGGPFPVAHACGHDCHTSTVLGAADVLASVREDLPGTVMFVFQPAEEGPPIDEAGGAKAMIDAGAFADLRPTMMFGMHVAPLPKGVVGYGIGNQYAASCLVRIEVVGKQVHGSMPWYGIDPMPAVADIISGTGQLYRQVPATDAVTVSIGHVEDVGRFNIIGERVTLWGTIRCLDETSMGTVQDNLRRMAEHHAAAYGASATVEYLQYVPPLANTEEWIDAILPTVKRVIGPDRLVEMPGMLGYDDMSEFTRAFGGAYLNFGTQDTQFAGASLAPVEGGRGMAMNHSPAFYADDDCLVDSLRIHVQVAFDHLVGEVPA; translated from the coding sequence ATGGGTGCCGATGATGTTGCCGCCACGAGAAATCTGCTGGACGAGAGGGCGCGGGATGCGCTGGGCGAACTGATCCAGACGCGCCACCACCTCCATTCCCATCCCGAACTGTCGAACCGCGAGGTCAACACCTCGGCGCTGGTGGCGGAGCGGCTGCGCCGGGCAGGCCTCGACGAGGTTCACACCGGCATCGCCGGGCACGGCGTGGTCGGCGTCCTGCGCGGCGGCCGCGCGGGAGATCGCGTCGCGGGTCTGCGCGCCGACATGGATGCTCTGCCGGTCGCCGAGGCCTCCGGTGTCGAGTTCGCGTCCACGGTCGTCGACTCGGAGTATCCGGGCGGTCCGTTCCCGGTGGCCCACGCATGCGGACACGACTGCCACACGTCGACCGTGCTGGGTGCGGCGGACGTGCTCGCGTCGGTTCGGGAAGACCTGCCCGGGACGGTGATGTTCGTGTTCCAGCCCGCCGAAGAAGGGCCGCCGATCGACGAGGCCGGCGGTGCCAAGGCCATGATCGACGCCGGTGCGTTCGCCGACCTGCGCCCGACGATGATGTTCGGCATGCATGTCGCCCCATTGCCCAAAGGCGTTGTGGGCTATGGCATCGGCAACCAGTACGCGGCGTCGTGCCTGGTGAGGATCGAGGTGGTGGGCAAGCAGGTACATGGCTCGATGCCCTGGTACGGCATCGATCCGATGCCGGCGGTCGCCGACATCATCTCCGGTACCGGCCAGTTGTACCGCCAGGTACCGGCCACCGACGCGGTGACGGTCTCGATCGGTCATGTCGAGGACGTCGGCCGGTTCAACATCATCGGTGAGCGGGTCACGCTATGGGGCACCATCCGCTGCCTCGACGAGACCTCCATGGGCACCGTGCAGGACAACCTCCGCCGAATGGCCGAGCATCACGCCGCGGCCTACGGGGCGAGTGCCACGGTCGAATATCTGCAGTACGTGCCGCCGTTGGCCAACACCGAAGAGTGGATCGACGCGATCCTGCCGACGGTGAAACGGGTCATCGGTCCCGACCGTCTGGTGGAGATGCCCGGGATGCTCGGCTATGACGACATGTCGGAGTTCACGCGTGCCTTCGGTGGTGCGTACCTCAACTTCGGTACCCAGGACACGCAGTTCGCCGGCGCATCGCTCGCGCCGGTCGAGGGCGGGCGAGGTATGGCGATGAATCACAGTCCGGCCTTCTACGCCGACGACGACTGCCTCGTGGACAGTTTGCGCATCCACGTCCAGGTGGCTTTCGACCATCTCGTGGGCGAAGTCCCGGCGTGA
- the lepA gene encoding translation elongation factor 4 yields MRNWSGHAAAPTANHATHVPRSSSIPNFADTTFTDPARIRNFCIIAHIDHGKSTLADRMLQLTGVVEERAMRAQYLDRMDIERERGITIKAQNVRLPWTVTDADGSSTDYVLHLIDTPGHVDFTYEVSRALEACEGAVLLVDAAQGIEAQTLANLYLAMENDLTIIPVLNKIDLPAADPDRYAAEIAHIIGCEADDVLRVSGKTGEGVGALLDKVIDEIPAPTGDADAPARAMIFDSVYDTYRGVVTYVRVVDGRVVPREKVLMMSTGATHELLEVGIVSPEPKPSKGLGVGEVGYLITGVKDVRQSKVGDTVTTARNGAEQALTGYREPRPMVYSGLYPVDGSDYPVLREALEKLQLNDAALTFEPETSVALGFGFRCGFLGLLHMEITRERLEREFDLDLISTAPNVVYRVIMEDGAEITVTNPSDWPAGKAKHIYEPIVKMTIIAPSEFVGTIMELCQTRRGELGGMDYLSESRVELRYTLPMAEIIFDFFDALKSRTRGYASLDYEESGEQEADLVKVDILLQGEAVDAFSAIVHRDGAYTYGNKMATKLKELIPRQQYEVPIQAAIGSKIIARENIRAIRKDVLAKCYGGDISRKRKLLEKQKEGKKRMKTIGRVDVPQEAFVAALSTDAGGDKPKGK; encoded by the coding sequence ATGAGAAACTGGTCTGGACATGCGGCCGCACCGACCGCGAACCATGCCACGCACGTTCCGAGGAGCAGTTCGATTCCCAACTTCGCCGACACCACCTTCACCGACCCTGCGCGGATCCGGAACTTCTGCATCATCGCCCACATCGACCACGGAAAATCCACCCTGGCCGACCGGATGCTGCAGCTCACCGGCGTGGTCGAGGAACGAGCGATGCGCGCCCAATATCTCGACCGGATGGACATCGAGCGGGAGCGGGGCATCACCATCAAGGCGCAGAACGTGCGTCTTCCGTGGACCGTCACCGATGCCGACGGCTCGTCCACCGACTACGTGCTGCACCTGATCGACACTCCTGGGCACGTCGACTTCACCTACGAGGTGTCACGCGCCCTGGAGGCCTGCGAAGGGGCGGTCCTGCTGGTCGACGCGGCCCAGGGCATCGAGGCCCAGACCCTCGCGAACCTCTACCTCGCGATGGAGAACGACCTCACCATCATCCCGGTGCTGAACAAGATCGATCTCCCGGCCGCCGATCCCGACCGCTATGCCGCCGAGATCGCCCACATCATCGGCTGCGAGGCCGACGACGTGCTGCGCGTCTCCGGCAAGACCGGTGAGGGAGTCGGTGCTCTCCTCGACAAGGTGATCGACGAGATCCCGGCGCCGACCGGTGACGCAGACGCGCCGGCGCGCGCGATGATCTTCGACTCTGTCTATGACACCTATCGCGGCGTGGTCACCTACGTGCGCGTCGTCGACGGTCGCGTCGTCCCGCGCGAGAAGGTCCTGATGATGTCGACCGGAGCGACACACGAACTCCTCGAGGTCGGCATCGTGTCCCCGGAGCCGAAACCGTCGAAGGGCCTCGGCGTCGGTGAGGTCGGCTACCTGATCACCGGCGTGAAGGACGTGCGTCAGTCGAAGGTCGGCGACACGGTGACCACCGCGCGCAACGGTGCCGAGCAGGCACTGACCGGATACCGGGAGCCGCGGCCGATGGTCTATTCGGGGCTCTACCCGGTGGATGGATCGGATTACCCGGTGCTACGCGAGGCCCTCGAGAAGTTGCAGCTCAACGATGCCGCACTCACATTCGAGCCGGAGACGTCGGTGGCGCTCGGCTTCGGTTTCCGCTGCGGATTCCTCGGCCTGCTGCACATGGAGATCACCCGCGAACGGCTCGAGCGGGAGTTCGACCTCGATCTGATCTCGACGGCACCGAACGTCGTGTACCGCGTGATCATGGAGGACGGTGCGGAGATCACCGTCACCAACCCGTCGGACTGGCCTGCGGGCAAGGCCAAGCACATCTACGAGCCCATCGTGAAGATGACGATCATCGCGCCCAGCGAGTTCGTCGGCACCATCATGGAACTGTGCCAGACGCGGCGGGGTGAACTCGGCGGGATGGACTACCTGTCCGAGAGCCGCGTCGAGTTGCGCTACACGTTGCCGATGGCGGAGATCATCTTCGACTTCTTCGATGCCCTCAAGTCGCGGACCCGTGGGTACGCGAGCCTCGATTATGAGGAGTCGGGGGAGCAGGAGGCCGACCTGGTGAAGGTCGACATCCTGCTGCAGGGCGAGGCCGTCGACGCCTTCAGCGCCATCGTGCACCGGGACGGCGCCTACACCTACGGCAACAAGATGGCGACCAAGCTGAAGGAACTCATCCCCCGCCAGCAGTACGAGGTGCCCATCCAGGCCGCGATCGGATCGAAGATCATTGCGCGCGAGAACATCCGCGCGATCCGCAAGGATGTGCTGGCGAAGTGCTACGGCGGTGACATCAGCCGTAAGCGCAAACTGCTCGAGAAGCAGAAGGAAGGCAAGAAGCGGATGAAGACGATCGGCCGTGTCGATGTCCCGCAGGAGGCCTTCGTCGCAGCCCTGTCCACCGATGCAGGCGGCGACAAACCGAAGGGGAAATAG
- a CDS encoding alpha/beta fold hydrolase, whose product MASSTPETTSHDTGGVVAEVSRPPGQNRGVAVLAHGAGGNRHAVILRAIAAELCAHGLVVARIDLPYRQRRPKGPPSPSTAAADRDGIVAACATFRDESTGPLIVGGHSYGGRQASMAVAENPDLADGLLLTSYPLHPPGKPERLRTEHLPSISVPTVIVHGSTDPFATPDELTAAVALIPAPVRVVEIEKVGHNLNPDRKPTAALTAEAVTETFFTSEPT is encoded by the coding sequence ATGGCCTCGAGCACCCCTGAGACGACCTCCCACGACACCGGCGGCGTGGTCGCCGAGGTGTCTCGTCCGCCCGGCCAGAACCGCGGCGTGGCCGTTCTCGCGCACGGCGCAGGCGGCAATCGCCACGCGGTGATCCTGCGTGCCATCGCCGCCGAACTCTGCGCGCACGGGCTCGTCGTCGCCCGCATCGACCTCCCGTACCGGCAGCGGCGACCCAAGGGGCCGCCGAGTCCGTCCACGGCTGCTGCCGATCGCGACGGCATCGTCGCAGCCTGCGCAACCTTTCGCGACGAGTCCACCGGCCCCCTCATCGTCGGCGGTCACTCGTATGGCGGCCGACAGGCATCGATGGCGGTAGCCGAGAATCCCGACCTCGCCGACGGCCTGTTGCTCACCTCCTACCCGCTGCACCCACCGGGCAAGCCCGAGCGCCTCCGGACCGAGCACCTCCCCTCGATCTCCGTGCCCACCGTGATCGTCCACGGGAGTACCGATCCGTTCGCGACCCCGGACGAACTCACCGCGGCCGTCGCACTGATTCCGGCACCGGTGCGCGTCGTCGAGATCGAGAAGGTCGGACACAATCTGAACCCTGACCGGAAGCCGACCGCCGCCCTCACGGCCGAAGCGGTCACGGAGACCTTCTTCACTTCGGAGCCGACGTGA
- a CDS encoding alpha-E domain-containing protein: MMLARNAESLYWIGRYVERADDMARILDVAIHQLLEDATVDVDRQARLVIQVLGLETPDTDDPLDVWTLTERVAYDKDSVGSIIDLIRSARENARGAREVTSSEMWECLNTTYNGLGDAERRARRLGPHEFLSYVKNRAAMFAGLADATLSHDDGYRYLLLGRSVERVDMTIRMLLSRAGDRVSSPAWVSVLVSAGAHDTFLRTYRGVLNAENIVEFMLVDRLFPRSVFHALRVAESNLVELEKRPSRVGAQVEALLLLGRARSSLEFLEPGKLLDDLQDRLIDLQDTCREVNEAVTAQYFHVSPYVSWADARVSDAEDHVIEESEL, translated from the coding sequence ATGATGTTGGCCCGCAACGCCGAATCCCTGTACTGGATCGGCCGGTACGTCGAACGCGCCGACGACATGGCCCGCATCCTGGACGTCGCGATCCACCAGCTCCTCGAGGACGCGACGGTGGACGTGGATCGTCAGGCACGCCTGGTCATCCAGGTGCTGGGTCTGGAAACACCCGACACCGACGATCCGCTCGACGTGTGGACCCTCACCGAACGCGTCGCGTACGACAAGGATTCGGTCGGGTCCATCATCGACCTGATCCGCTCGGCACGCGAGAACGCCCGCGGTGCAAGAGAAGTGACCTCGAGCGAGATGTGGGAGTGTCTCAACACCACCTACAACGGACTCGGGGATGCCGAACGACGTGCCCGACGCCTCGGGCCGCACGAGTTCCTGTCATACGTGAAGAATCGGGCCGCGATGTTCGCAGGCCTCGCCGACGCGACCCTCAGCCACGATGACGGCTACCGCTATCTGCTCCTCGGGCGGTCGGTGGAACGGGTCGACATGACCATCCGAATGCTGTTGTCGCGTGCGGGAGACCGGGTCAGCTCGCCGGCATGGGTGAGCGTCCTGGTGTCGGCAGGCGCCCACGACACGTTCCTGCGTACCTACCGCGGCGTGCTCAACGCGGAGAACATCGTCGAGTTCATGTTGGTCGACCGGCTCTTCCCGCGGTCGGTGTTCCATGCCCTTCGTGTGGCCGAGAGCAATCTGGTCGAGTTGGAGAAACGTCCGAGCCGGGTTGGAGCCCAGGTGGAGGCCCTCCTGCTGCTCGGGCGCGCGCGCAGTTCGCTCGAGTTCCTCGAGCCGGGCAAGCTCCTCGACGACCTGCAAGATCGTCTGATCGACCTCCAGGACACCTGTCGTGAGGTGAACGAGGCGGTCACCGCACAGTATTTCCACGTGTCGCCCTACGTGTCGTGGGCGGACGCCCGGGTCAGCGATGCCGAAGATCATGTCATCGAGGAGAGTGAGCTGTGA
- a CDS encoding M3 family metallopeptidase produces MNRPEVNPVLAESTLPHGLPDFAAITDDDFLPAFTEAMATQIAEVEAIATDPRPATFHNTVEALELSGRDLARASGVFFNLVGPDTNPVRNEISQKLSTLLTDHANTIAMDGRLFSRIADLHERRADLALTEAQERLLAKRFRESVRAGAGLGPDDQEQMRQISSRLAFLTTTFSQRILDDTNASAVLVDNEADLDGLSDGEIRAARRAAADAGHDSGYLITLELPTSQSVLTSLTDPTVRQRVFDASVNRCSRGNDHDTRELILEIVGLRARRARLLGYTDHAEYVIAEQTAPDPASVTALLGELTESAMRAGGRELTRLTQLANHDIGPADLTFWLERDRRSNSAVPLDDFANYCELDKVLERGVFHAAGKLYGLRFTERGDLAGYHPDVRIWEVFGESGRSVGLFLGDYFARPSKRGGAWMNNIVDQSTVLSTQPVVVNVLNLTKPDDGKPCLLTMDQLTTLFHEFGHALHGLLSAVDYPSLSGTSVPRDFVEFPSQVNEMWALHPDVLSHYARHHETGEPIPAELAEAARESANTETAHATIEYLAAAVLDLAWHRITVDDTVDDVEAFERAALRSAGFVGDLIPPRYRSAYFNHIFGGGYSAGYYSYIWSEVLDAETEQWFLAEGGLQRTNGQKFAEATLSRGDSVDPLVAHEKLIGRRPEIGPLLVRRGLGAATG; encoded by the coding sequence ATGAATCGTCCTGAGGTCAACCCGGTTCTCGCCGAGAGCACGCTGCCGCATGGACTGCCCGACTTCGCGGCGATCACCGACGATGATTTCCTGCCCGCCTTCACCGAGGCGATGGCGACCCAGATCGCCGAGGTGGAGGCGATCGCGACCGACCCGCGCCCGGCCACCTTCCACAACACGGTCGAGGCACTCGAACTCTCCGGTCGCGACCTCGCGCGGGCGAGTGGGGTGTTCTTCAATCTGGTCGGGCCGGACACGAATCCGGTTCGTAACGAGATCTCCCAGAAGCTCTCCACACTGCTCACCGACCACGCCAACACCATCGCGATGGACGGCCGCCTGTTCTCGCGGATCGCCGATCTCCATGAGCGCCGGGCCGACCTGGCACTGACCGAGGCGCAGGAACGACTGTTGGCCAAGCGGTTCCGCGAATCGGTCCGCGCCGGCGCAGGCCTCGGGCCCGACGATCAGGAGCAGATGCGACAGATCTCGTCGCGGCTGGCCTTCCTGACCACGACGTTCTCGCAGCGGATCCTGGACGACACCAATGCCTCGGCGGTGTTGGTCGACAACGAGGCCGATCTCGACGGGTTGTCGGACGGGGAGATCCGTGCGGCACGTCGCGCAGCCGCGGACGCCGGGCACGACTCCGGATACCTGATCACGCTGGAATTGCCGACGAGTCAGTCAGTGCTCACCTCGCTGACCGATCCCACGGTGCGGCAACGGGTCTTCGATGCCTCGGTCAACCGTTGTTCCCGCGGCAACGACCATGACACCCGCGAACTGATCCTGGAGATCGTCGGTCTGCGTGCCCGGCGCGCTCGGCTGCTCGGGTACACCGATCACGCCGAATACGTGATCGCAGAGCAGACCGCGCCGGACCCGGCATCGGTGACCGCGTTGCTCGGTGAGCTGACCGAATCCGCGATGCGGGCCGGTGGCCGGGAGCTGACGAGGCTGACGCAGCTGGCAAACCACGACATCGGACCCGCCGATCTCACCTTCTGGCTGGAACGGGATCGACGATCGAACTCCGCTGTACCACTGGACGACTTCGCGAACTACTGCGAGCTGGACAAGGTCCTGGAGCGGGGCGTGTTCCATGCCGCGGGCAAGCTGTACGGACTGCGATTCACCGAGCGGGGTGACCTGGCCGGCTACCACCCCGACGTCCGGATCTGGGAGGTCTTCGGCGAGAGTGGTCGAAGCGTCGGGTTGTTCCTCGGCGACTATTTCGCGCGACCCTCGAAGCGGGGCGGGGCGTGGATGAACAACATCGTCGACCAGTCGACGGTGCTTTCCACCCAGCCGGTCGTCGTGAACGTCCTCAATCTGACCAAGCCCGACGACGGCAAGCCGTGCCTGCTCACGATGGATCAGCTCACCACGCTGTTCCACGAATTCGGTCACGCTCTGCACGGGCTGTTGTCGGCGGTCGACTATCCGTCGCTGTCGGGAACGTCGGTGCCGCGCGACTTCGTCGAGTTTCCGTCGCAGGTCAACGAGATGTGGGCGCTGCACCCGGACGTGTTGTCGCACTACGCACGTCATCACGAGACCGGGGAACCGATCCCGGCCGAGCTGGCCGAGGCGGCGCGCGAGTCGGCGAACACCGAGACCGCTCACGCCACGATCGAATATCTGGCCGCCGCCGTCCTCGACCTCGCCTGGCACCGCATCACCGTCGACGACACCGTCGACGACGTCGAGGCGTTCGAACGCGCGGCACTACGGTCGGCCGGGTTCGTCGGCGATCTCATCCCGCCGCGATATCGCAGCGCCTACTTCAACCACATCTTCGGCGGTGGGTACTCGGCCGGCTATTACTCCTACATCTGGTCCGAGGTTCTCGACGCCGAGACCGAGCAGTGGTTTCTCGCCGAAGGCGGTCTGCAACGCACCAATGGGCAGAAGTTCGCCGAGGCCACCCTCTCCCGAGGCGACAGCGTCGATCCGCTTGTCGCACACGAGAAACTGATCGGTCGCCGACCCGAGATCGGTCCGCTGCTGGTGCGCCGGGGACTGGGAGCGGCCACCGGATAG
- a CDS encoding circularly permuted type 2 ATP-grasp protein: MSPASTSSASTKRAATKAASGKSNATGTTKGAKSGGARGDAKAAPAAKGRARDSSAPAKRAKTVVREPKAIDDTIFAGYSKGPYGKAFDEMFDADGEVRAPFRGIYKAMAEYDRADLDVRVDALGRAFIDQGVTFSLSGKERPFPLDVVPRVISATEWTKLEAGITQRVQALELFLDDIYGEQEILRDGVLPKRLVHSCEHFHRQAANIRPPNGVRIHVAGIDLIRDENGDFRVLEDNLRSPSGVSYVMENRRTMARVFPDLFSSHRVRAVADYPSHLLRALRASAAFNEADPNIVVLTPGVANSAYFEHSLLARLMGVELVEGRDLFCRDNIVYMRTTEGEQRVDVIYRRIDDDFLDPMQFRPDSMLGVAGLLNAARAGNVVISSAVGNGVGDDKLIYTYVPEIIEYYLGEKPSLMNVDTLRCWLDDEREEVLDRIDELVIKPVEGSGGYGIVFGPDATKAELDTLARKVRNDPRGWIAQPVVQLSTVPTKIDGDVRPRHVDLRPFAVNDGESVWVLPGGLTRVALPEGSLVVNSSQGGGSKDTWVLASSRSSAERELSGAKVVDASGVAAARPAESAPDPLHTQSQQQQQGQESALPQQGTGTERGGRK; encoded by the coding sequence ATGAGTCCCGCGTCGACGTCCTCAGCGTCCACCAAGCGAGCCGCCACCAAGGCCGCCTCCGGCAAGTCGAACGCAACCGGAACGACCAAGGGTGCCAAGTCCGGCGGCGCCCGTGGTGACGCCAAGGCGGCCCCGGCAGCCAAGGGGCGGGCGCGTGACTCGAGTGCTCCCGCCAAACGAGCGAAGACCGTTGTGCGGGAACCGAAGGCGATCGATGACACGATCTTCGCCGGCTACTCGAAAGGCCCGTACGGCAAGGCTTTCGACGAGATGTTCGATGCCGACGGCGAGGTTCGTGCCCCGTTCCGGGGCATCTACAAGGCGATGGCCGAGTACGACCGCGCCGATCTCGACGTGCGCGTGGACGCGCTCGGGCGCGCCTTCATCGACCAGGGCGTCACGTTCTCGCTGTCGGGAAAAGAACGACCGTTCCCGCTCGACGTTGTGCCACGGGTCATTTCGGCGACCGAATGGACCAAGCTGGAGGCGGGGATCACCCAGCGGGTGCAGGCGCTCGAACTCTTCCTCGACGACATCTATGGTGAGCAGGAGATCCTTCGGGACGGCGTCCTGCCCAAACGTCTGGTCCACTCGTGCGAGCACTTTCATCGGCAGGCCGCAAACATCCGGCCACCCAACGGAGTTCGTATCCACGTCGCGGGTATCGACCTGATCCGCGACGAGAACGGCGACTTCCGGGTCCTCGAGGACAATCTCCGTTCGCCGTCCGGCGTCTCCTATGTCATGGAGAACCGACGAACCATGGCGCGGGTGTTCCCGGATCTGTTCTCGTCACACCGCGTCCGCGCGGTGGCCGACTACCCGAGTCACCTCCTGCGAGCGCTCCGTGCCTCGGCGGCCTTCAACGAGGCCGACCCCAACATCGTGGTGCTCACGCCCGGCGTCGCGAACTCCGCCTACTTCGAGCATTCGCTGTTGGCCCGCCTGATGGGGGTGGAACTCGTCGAGGGACGAGATCTGTTCTGCCGCGACAACATCGTCTACATGCGGACCACCGAGGGCGAGCAGCGGGTCGATGTCATCTACCGTCGCATCGACGACGACTTCCTCGACCCGATGCAGTTCCGCCCGGATTCCATGCTCGGCGTCGCAGGGCTCCTGAACGCCGCGCGGGCCGGCAACGTGGTGATCTCGAGCGCGGTCGGCAACGGGGTCGGCGACGACAAGCTGATCTACACCTACGTACCGGAGATCATCGAGTACTACCTCGGCGAGAAGCCGTCGCTGATGAACGTCGACACTCTGCGGTGCTGGCTCGACGACGAACGCGAGGAGGTCCTCGACCGCATCGACGAACTGGTGATCAAGCCGGTCGAGGGTTCCGGCGGCTACGGGATCGTGTTCGGTCCGGACGCCACCAAGGCGGAGCTCGACACCTTGGCGCGCAAGGTCCGCAACGATCCCCGCGGCTGGATCGCCCAGCCGGTGGTGCAGCTCTCGACCGTGCCGACCAAGATCGATGGCGACGTCCGGCCCCGACACGTCGACCTGCGGCCGTTCGCGGTCAACGACGGTGAATCGGTCTGGGTGCTGCCCGGCGGACTCACCCGCGTCGCCCTGCCGGAAGGCTCACTGGTGGTCAACTCCAGCCAGGGTGGCGGCTCCAAGGACACGTGGGTGCTCGCGTCGTCACGGTCGTCGGCGGAACGGGAACTCTCTGGCGCGAAGGTCGTCGACGCCAGCGGTGTTGCCGCCGCGCGGCCGGCCGAGAGTGCGCCGGACCCATTGCACACCCAATCCCAGCAACAGCAGCAGGGACAAGAATCCGCGTTGCCGCAGCAGGGCACGGGCACCGAGCGAGGTGGCCGCAAATGA
- a CDS encoding transglutaminase family protein — translation MSWRLRVVHSTGFAYKSPVTSSYNEARLTPRSDNRQNVIVNRVETVPATRSYRYTDYWGSAVTAFDLHAPHEELEVSGMSVVETEAGERPSEKVTWDEIRGGYVADRYDEMLSYTTYVCKNRQLSSAATRLAKGLDPEDAVEAVCRYVHEEMEYVPGTTGVHTTAVDAWNERKGVCQDYAHLTLLMLRSLGIPARYVSGYLHPKPNAEIDATVEGQSHAWIEAWTGGWWGYDPTNNTGISEQHVSVGVGRDYSDVSPLKGIYTGGGATDLDVVVEITRLA, via the coding sequence GTGAGCTGGCGTCTGCGCGTCGTCCATTCCACCGGATTCGCCTACAAGAGCCCGGTCACGTCGTCCTACAACGAGGCGCGCCTCACCCCGCGCAGCGACAATCGGCAGAACGTCATCGTGAACCGTGTGGAGACGGTGCCCGCCACCCGGTCCTATCGATACACCGACTACTGGGGCAGCGCGGTGACCGCGTTCGATCTGCATGCTCCACACGAGGAGCTCGAGGTGTCGGGCATGTCGGTGGTGGAAACCGAAGCGGGAGAACGTCCCTCGGAGAAGGTCACATGGGACGAGATCCGCGGCGGGTATGTCGCCGATCGCTATGACGAGATGCTCTCGTACACCACATACGTGTGCAAGAACCGCCAACTGTCCTCTGCGGCAACCCGACTGGCGAAAGGGCTCGATCCCGAAGATGCCGTGGAGGCGGTGTGCCGGTACGTGCACGAGGAGATGGAGTACGTCCCGGGTACCACCGGCGTGCACACCACGGCCGTCGATGCCTGGAACGAACGCAAGGGCGTGTGTCAGGACTACGCGCACCTGACCTTGTTGATGCTGCGCAGTCTGGGGATTCCGGCCCGCTACGTGTCGGGATATCTGCACCCGAAGCCGAACGCCGAGATCGACGCGACTGTCGAGGGACAGAGCCACGCCTGGATCGAGGCGTGGACCGGCGGCTGGTGGGGATACGACCCGACCAACAACACCGGCATCAGCGAACAGCATGTCTCGGTCGGCGTCGGTCGTGACTACTCCGACGTGTCACCGCTGAAGGGCATCTACACCGGCGGCGGCGCAACGGATCTCGACGTCGTCGTGGAGATCACGCGACTCGCCTGA
- a CDS encoding type II toxin-antitoxin system PemK/MazF family toxin: MTADRETGGVQSPPPGHPTHELARQILYSPDLDGAADPGEIVWTWVPYEDRADKGKDRPVLVVGRDIDDADRSHLLGLMLSSKDWHREDPDWISLGTGVWDSWHRESFVRLDRVLMVAEHGIRREGAILDQNRFEVVATRLRTDFGWR; this comes from the coding sequence GTGACCGCCGACCGCGAGACCGGCGGGGTGCAGAGCCCGCCGCCCGGGCATCCGACACACGAGTTGGCCCGGCAGATCCTCTACTCGCCCGACCTCGACGGCGCGGCCGATCCGGGTGAGATCGTCTGGACGTGGGTCCCCTACGAAGACCGCGCGGACAAGGGCAAGGACCGGCCCGTACTGGTCGTCGGACGCGATATCGATGACGCCGACCGTTCCCACCTGCTCGGCCTCATGCTCTCCAGCAAGGACTGGCACCGCGAGGATCCGGATTGGATCTCGCTCGGGACCGGGGTGTGGGATTCCTGGCACCGCGAGAGCTTCGTCCGCCTCGACCGTGTTCTGATGGTCGCCGAACACGGCATCCGGCGCGAAGGGGCGATCCTCGACCAGAATCGTTTCGAGGTCGTCGCCACGCGGCTACGCACCGATTTCGGCTGGCGCTGA